One segment of Vagococcus martis DNA contains the following:
- a CDS encoding Cof-type HAD-IIB family hydrolase, which translates to MKTIVLDIDGTLLTTQKTITEATKNCLIDLQQKRNKLILASGRPTTGMLQLSDELKMAEYDGLLVSYNGSKVIDCHTNMELFNQAMSIEEGKAVLEHMKQFSVSPMIDKDDYMFVNDVFGCVIDYKDAPFNVIEYESRGGHYKLCEKDDLAEFLDYPINKILTAGEPDYLAANYKKMMEPFKDTLTCVFTADFYFEFTAKGIDKAKALDTVLRPLGIFPEDVIAFGDGHNDRTMLEYAGVGVAMENAVKELKDSSDITTKSNDEDGIVHFFNELFG; encoded by the coding sequence ATGAAAACAATTGTATTAGATATAGATGGAACATTATTAACCACACAAAAAACTATTACGGAAGCAACGAAAAATTGTTTGATTGACTTGCAACAAAAAAGGAATAAATTGATTTTGGCATCAGGTAGGCCAACTACAGGGATGCTACAGCTATCTGACGAGTTAAAAATGGCTGAATATGATGGCTTACTTGTATCTTATAATGGTTCAAAAGTGATTGATTGTCATACAAATATGGAATTATTTAATCAGGCAATGAGTATTGAAGAGGGAAAAGCGGTCTTAGAACACATGAAACAGTTTAGTGTGTCACCTATGATAGATAAGGATGACTATATGTTTGTGAATGATGTTTTTGGGTGCGTGATTGATTATAAAGATGCACCATTTAATGTTATTGAATATGAATCTCGTGGTGGTCATTATAAATTGTGTGAAAAAGATGATTTGGCTGAATTTTTAGATTATCCAATTAATAAAATTTTGACAGCAGGAGAGCCTGATTATCTAGCCGCTAACTATAAAAAAATGATGGAACCTTTTAAAGACACGTTAACTTGTGTCTTTACGGCAGATTTTTATTTTGAATTTACGGCAAAAGGTATCGATAAAGCAAAGGCTTTGGATACTGTTTTACGCCCATTAGGAATTTTTCCAGAAGATGTCATTGCTTTTGGTGATGGTCATAATGATAGGACTATGCTTGAATACGCAGGTGTTGGAGTAGCAATGGAAAATGCGGTGAAAGAGTTGAAAGATTCTTCAGACATTACCACAAAATCAAATGATGAAGATGGTATTGTCCATTTTTTTAATGAATTATTTGGTTAG
- a CDS encoding MurR/RpiR family transcriptional regulator, with the protein MTIIDELSRLTHVTPNEKALVSYILTNTQDVLNYSPKELADEAFVSIATVYRLLKKIDQPGFNEFKVALAQSLSTERVELTDVNIDYPIKELETTDSMINAMEKLYQKTLLETKKVSNASSLKEAVDLLLQAKQVDVYTAAGNLYFAQNFQFQLQEIGYVIQVPQEDYLQRLYAANSTSDHVALVISYGGRGQTTRAVVDLLVKNQTPIILITSTQSNPLTTFSDIKLYLSSVENHYNKLSSFSTRFSLLMVLDLLYAELFSREYDKNLEYKVANYQKMNDELK; encoded by the coding sequence ATGACCATTATAGATGAGTTATCAAGATTAACGCATGTTACACCAAATGAAAAAGCATTAGTAAGCTATATTTTAACTAATACACAAGACGTTCTAAACTACTCTCCCAAAGAGTTAGCTGATGAGGCTTTTGTGTCTATTGCAACGGTTTATCGTTTACTAAAGAAAATAGATCAACCTGGTTTCAATGAATTTAAAGTTGCTTTAGCACAGTCTTTGTCTACAGAACGAGTTGAGTTAACTGACGTAAATATCGACTACCCAATTAAAGAATTAGAAACAACAGATTCCATGATTAATGCTATGGAAAAGTTATATCAAAAAACGCTTTTAGAAACAAAAAAGGTGAGTAATGCTTCTTCTTTGAAAGAAGCCGTAGATTTATTACTACAAGCAAAACAAGTTGATGTTTACACAGCAGCTGGTAATTTATATTTTGCACAGAATTTTCAGTTTCAATTACAAGAAATTGGCTATGTGATACAAGTACCACAAGAAGATTATCTCCAACGTTTATATGCTGCTAATAGCACATCAGATCATGTAGCATTAGTAATTTCTTATGGTGGTAGAGGACAAACAACTCGTGCGGTTGTAGATTTACTAGTAAAAAATCAAACACCGATTATTTTGATCACCTCAACACAATCAAATCCTTTAACCACATTTTCAGATATTAAATTATATCTGAGTTCAGTCGAGAATCATTACAATAAATTATCCTCTTTTTCGACACGTTTTTCTTTATTGATGGTACTTGACTTACTTTATGCTGAACTATTTAGTCGAGAATATGACAAGAATCTAGAGTATAAAGTAGCTAATTATCAGAAAATGAATGATGAATTGAAATAG
- a CDS encoding ankyrin repeat domain-containing protein, producing the protein MKKVFQLSILLVFLSACSNNEVNNMSGTTEKSKVTSSQTKQSTRESSIAYSTVSGEKETQFDAGTLLTAVEQNDLTLVKDIVSSKTYNINEQNEKGETPLLIATHNNQVDIAKVLIDAGADVNKQDNIEDSAYLYAAAQGKTEILSYILKHATPNQTVYNRFGGNAIIPAAEKGHLENVKLLLKDGKVDINHQNDYGYTALIEAVALRDGSKVYQQIVSELLKNGADKTLKDNSGRTAEDYASQLGYETILKLLKQY; encoded by the coding sequence ATGAAAAAAGTATTTCAACTATCTATTTTATTAGTATTTTTATCAGCTTGTTCAAATAATGAGGTAAATAATATGAGCGGTACAACAGAGAAAAGTAAAGTGACTTCAAGTCAAACTAAGCAATCTACTAGAGAATCCTCAATAGCATATTCAACAGTGTCTGGTGAAAAAGAAACGCAATTTGACGCAGGAACACTACTCACTGCAGTAGAACAAAATGACCTCACACTAGTGAAAGACATAGTGTCCAGTAAAACTTACAATATCAATGAACAAAATGAAAAAGGTGAAACCCCATTACTTATTGCAACACATAATAATCAAGTCGATATAGCAAAAGTATTGATAGATGCTGGAGCGGATGTTAACAAACAAGATAATATAGAAGATAGTGCTTATTTATATGCTGCAGCACAAGGTAAAACAGAAATCTTATCTTATATTTTGAAACACGCTACGCCTAATCAGACAGTTTATAATCGTTTTGGTGGCAATGCGATTATTCCAGCAGCTGAAAAAGGCCATCTTGAAAATGTTAAACTATTGCTTAAAGATGGAAAAGTAGATATCAATCATCAGAATGATTATGGATACACGGCTTTGATAGAAGCAGTCGCACTAAGAGATGGTTCAAAAGTCTATCAACAAATCGTTTCTGAACTGTTAAAAAATGGAGCCGATAAAACATTAAAAGATAATTCAGGACGAACAGCAGAAGACTATGCATCCCAACTAGGTTATGAAACTATTCTGAAACTATTGAAACAGTATTAA